taactaacataaataataatattaatttataaactAATAAATAGCTCTAAAGGCAGTTATGGCTTTTAATGAACAAAACAagggaaaaaaagaagaagaagaaaaacaaattcTCAAGAATTTCTTCAGGTGACTTTCCTGTACTTTTATAatgagatggggggggggggggatacttGTGAATTCAAGATTGAAGTTTAACTTTCACTGCTGAAAACTTTACACATGCTAATTGGGTTTACATTGGGATGCCATTTGAGTAGAGGGGTAGGGTGGCTGTCATCCTAGTATATATAATAGTTGTATTACTGAATGATGACAAACCGATTAGTAAGAGTTAAACTTCACTTGTATcttgacatatacatgtatgtactctcACTCTTTTCCTATGGCTATGTTGATACTCTACAGCATGGGATGTAGAGTGAAGGATGTACTCAGGAAAATAGAGATGTTTGGCACTCAagagaaaacaaacaatgtcCTTTTTCAGATGGCACATGGATAATGAGCATCCAATGtcagaaagataaaaaaaatgtatggatCTTTGGTATGGACCTCTTTTCAGACAAAGCAACATGAAAATGCCTTCTTTCattcagatattgcatgtctttttacatgtttttgatAGAAATGATTCAAATAATGGTAATTTCACcacacaacatacaatgtacctcaTTGAAGCACATATACTGCCAATTCACTACAATATGTAATGCAAATTTATAGTACACGTAATCTTACATGTCAACCCATCTTAACTTTACTGCACTACTTTTAGACAATGCTCTCATAAGGATAATTAAACAAAAGTTAATAAAGTCCCtttttcagtttgttttgttatggttTGATACTATCAGTTAGCATCATTCATGGCTCATACTGCCATGGCTTAGCAATATAACCTTTGTAGGCAACACATTGCAGACCAGACGTGACTCCTTTAGACAAAGGTGTGCTTATCTCAATTTGATCATCCCAGGTATTAGTGTATGGGTCATATCTATCTATTAATAGATGCCTGCCTCTTCTGGCTTGGGCATCACTGATGACAAACACTGTGTCATCTTGCATAGCTAGACCAACAGGATTCACTGGTTCAAACTTGGCAGGATGTTGAAGTCTTGGGGAGACTAATGGTGGGTGCCGAACCAGTAGACCTCCTCGACGTGGTGGAAAGTTCTCAGCGTTGAATGTTTGAAAGGCATGGTATGTCAACTGTAGACCTTCACCATCATACAAACCCCAGCAGAGGATGGAGTTACCCATAGTTAGTAGGCTTTCTATGTACCTCATATTCATCAGGCCAACACCAGCTGGCATAACACCCCATAGACCGGTGAAACTGTGGTATACGCACAGTGTACGAATCACTTTGGAGTGACTTGCAGCATCCATTGCAAAAAGTCTATCCTTGTAGACAGTTACAACAGGTTTAGTGAGAACAGAGGGCAGAGGATCAACTTCTATCCATTGGTCTGTCCCAGTATCGTACTTCTCAACGGTTGTCACTGGATGTGCCACATCTAAGGACCCTATCTGACCACCAATGGCAAATATGAAGTCATCCATAACACCAACGGCAATATCATACCTTGCAACATTGAGATTAGCACATTGACTCCACGTATTCTCTACAATGCTGTATTTCCACATTGACTGACAACACATACTATGATTTGTGTCCCAGCCTCCAATCACAAAAATATCAGTGTCCTTACAGACTACTGTGAATCGGGATAAACCTGAAGGCAAACTTCCAGCTTTGGTATTGACTGTATGTACGCGATGATCTGTTAATCCAAGAAACGCACACTGAGGTTCAATACTGCTGTTTGGTGCACGTGCCAGTACAAATATCAAATCCTGGTTCATTGAATTTCTAGGATGACATTTTTCATTGAATGCATCATGTTTTGATGACAGTAGCTGTTTTGTTTGAATAGCCTTTTCAATCATCTCCTTGCACGTTGCTGATTTCATGATATACGACCCGTCGTCAATTATACCAAGAAGGAACTTATCATGGAGTAGCGGAAAACGCACACAATCCATGACCTCATCCAAGTAACTTGAACGTGTGTCCGGGTCATATTTCAACCAATTTGT
Above is a genomic segment from Glandiceps talaboti chromosome 20, keGlaTala1.1, whole genome shotgun sequence containing:
- the LOC144450772 gene encoding ectoderm-neural cortex protein 1-like, translating into MEISEQSDQLVQHASQVLSSMERLSQDRVLTDLTVHTGNTQFHCHKILLRICGIDLGKLSRNKTSINKKQGSQNISLELDDIPSTVVEDIINFCYTGKLVLCKDNVKPMLEAASMMNHEFLTTECARYMEMRQEMEEVHGHVLANDRGVICQPMHGVHVLTEFQSLRSHSQFTDVTLVCEGDEFSCHSLILAACSDYFKAMFSHDFTERKVKKINLVEPGNIIEDLLTFMYSSKFDIENEGIIDILTGAAYFQVLFPPATINSIKTIANTDNCFRLLEISNVFSDVLRDYTLKFIFKQFAKLIDDEGFLNLPLPVVTQILSDDRLNILAEELVFLAATNWLKYDPDTRSSYLDEVMDCVRFPLLHDKFLLGIIDDGSYIMKSATCKEMIEKAIQTKQLLSSKHDAFNEKCHPRNSMNQDLIFVLARAPNSSIEPQCAFLGLTDHRVHTVNTKAGSLPSGLSRFTVVCKDTDIFVIGGWDTNHSMCCQSMWKYSIVENTWSQCANLNVARYDIAVGVMDDFIFAIGGQIGSLDVAHPVTTVEKYDTGTDQWIEVDPLPSVLTKPVVTVYKDRLFAMDAASHSKVIRTLCVYHSFTGLWGVMPAGVGLMNMRYIESLLTMGNSILCWGLYDGEGLQLTYHAFQTFNAENFPPRRGGLLVRHPPLVSPRLQHPAKFEPVNPVGLAMQDDTVFVISDAQARRGRHLLIDRYDPYTNTWDDQIEISTPLSKGVTSGLQCVAYKGYIAKPWQYEP